A genome region from Arthrobacter agilis includes the following:
- a CDS encoding sulfite exporter TauE/SafE family protein, translated as MVSGLEELHLATILLVLVAGFAAGWVDAVVGGGGLLQLPALLLVPGITPVEALATNKMGSIFGTTTSAVTYYRRAHPDLRTALPMAGVALLGSFGGAVLAASLPSSVFKPIIVVALVAVAVFTALKPSVGTLTQLRHQGARHYWTAGAIGLVIGFYDGLIGPGTGSFLIIAMVTLLGYNFLGASAKAKIVNMATNFGALMFFLPHGSILWGLGLLLGLANMVGGYTGSRMAISQGSRFIRIVFLVVVGALILKLGSDVWVENIRPWMDAAS; from the coding sequence GTGGTCTCGGGACTCGAGGAGCTGCACCTCGCCACGATCCTGCTGGTCCTCGTCGCCGGGTTCGCCGCGGGCTGGGTGGATGCCGTCGTCGGGGGAGGAGGGCTGCTGCAGCTGCCGGCCCTCCTGCTGGTGCCCGGCATCACGCCCGTGGAGGCCCTGGCGACCAACAAGATGGGTTCCATCTTCGGGACGACGACGAGCGCCGTCACCTACTACCGGAGGGCCCATCCGGATCTGCGCACGGCGCTGCCCATGGCGGGCGTGGCCCTTCTCGGCAGTTTCGGCGGGGCGGTCCTCGCCGCCTCGCTGCCGTCCTCGGTGTTCAAGCCGATCATCGTGGTGGCGCTCGTGGCCGTGGCCGTGTTCACGGCCCTCAAGCCCTCCGTGGGGACGCTGACGCAGCTGCGGCACCAGGGAGCGCGGCACTACTGGACGGCCGGCGCGATCGGCCTGGTCATCGGCTTCTACGACGGGCTGATCGGGCCCGGCACCGGATCCTTCCTGATCATCGCGATGGTCACGCTGCTGGGCTACAACTTCCTCGGCGCCAGCGCGAAGGCGAAGATCGTGAACATGGCCACCAACTTCGGTGCGCTGATGTTCTTCCTGCCCCACGGGTCCATCCTTTGGGGACTCGGCCTCCTGCTCGGCCTCGCCAACATGGTCGGCGGCTACACCGGATCCCGGATGGCCATCAGCCAGGGCAGCAGGTTCATCCGGATCGTGTTCCTCGTGGTCGTCGGGGCCCTGATCCTCAAGCTCGGCTCCGACGTCTGGGTGGAGAACATCCGTCCGTGGATGGACGCGGCGTCCTGA
- a CDS encoding aminoglycoside phosphotransferase family protein has translation MASGADTRPDEERDDRRPDRQHGHTPGSSAAAAPETLPDLPRRLVESARTIVGGARWLRDWRDLLADRLADWDLALDLPPGQPAWAGRCAVVVPVVLPAGGEARQGVLKLTIPHDEALPEPDALELWDGTGAVRLLAASRPDFALLLARLDGDSSLRDVPLDATPGPWGAVVRQLSIRPGDSATWAAIPHLAPAAEQWTDTLPARWSELGEPFPRWLMEAALEVCQSRGAVGRRSDHDVLVHSDLHYANLLPSSPGQVRDFTAIDPKPVLGDAEYALAPMLWNRLDELDAGDPAGHLRAHGTALSAAAGLDTELAHGWTVVREVRNALSYLGHGLTGDAQRSLWVASSVLGRTLDGLPPVTGLPAL, from the coding sequence ATGGCTAGCGGGGCGGACACCAGGCCCGACGAGGAGCGGGACGATCGACGGCCGGATCGACAGCACGGCCACACCCCCGGGAGCTCCGCCGCGGCGGCACCGGAGACGCTCCCGGATCTCCCGCGACGCCTCGTGGAGAGTGCCCGGACCATCGTTGGAGGGGCACGGTGGCTGCGGGACTGGCGGGACCTGCTCGCGGACCGGCTCGCGGACTGGGACCTCGCCCTGGACCTGCCGCCCGGGCAGCCCGCGTGGGCCGGTCGGTGCGCCGTCGTCGTGCCCGTGGTGCTCCCTGCGGGCGGGGAAGCGCGGCAGGGCGTCCTCAAGCTCACCATCCCGCACGACGAGGCTCTGCCGGAACCCGATGCCCTGGAGCTGTGGGACGGGACGGGCGCGGTGCGGCTCCTCGCAGCGTCGCGCCCGGACTTCGCGCTGCTGCTCGCACGCCTCGACGGCGATTCCTCCCTCCGGGACGTGCCCCTCGATGCGACCCCCGGGCCGTGGGGCGCCGTGGTGCGGCAGCTGTCCATCCGGCCGGGGGACAGTGCGACCTGGGCAGCCATCCCCCACCTGGCCCCCGCCGCGGAACAGTGGACGGACACGCTGCCGGCCCGGTGGAGCGAGCTCGGCGAACCGTTCCCGCGGTGGCTGATGGAGGCCGCGCTCGAGGTGTGCCAGTCGCGCGGCGCGGTGGGCAGGAGATCCGATCACGACGTACTCGTGCATTCCGACCTGCACTACGCCAACCTGCTGCCGTCGTCGCCCGGGCAGGTGCGGGACTTCACGGCGATCGACCCGAAGCCGGTGCTCGGCGACGCCGAGTACGCGCTGGCCCCCATGCTGTGGAACCGTCTCGACGAGCTCGACGCCGGCGATCCCGCCGGGCACCTCCGGGCGCACGGCACGGCCCTGTCGGCCGCCGCCGGGCTCGACACGGAACTGGCACACGGGTGGACGGTGGTCCGGGAGGTCCGGAACGCCCTGTCCTACCTCGGACACGGCCTGACCGGCGACGCGCAGCGGTCGCTCTGGGTGGCGAGTTCCGTGCTGGGGCGGACGCTGGACGGGCTGCCGCCGGTCACCGGGCTGCCCGCCCTCTAG
- a CDS encoding DUF4439 domain-containing protein has protein sequence MIRRADAGGRQGRGGSTTSGVRRIGRWASRLVGLFVVVLLVVGIGVGMTPSEPQVPVYSAAEQVQLDAEGRYRALAADAREAAAADPALAPALVAVADDLSAQAAAVALPRSPAAPESSPASPSPETSATDPAPPAPAPAPVDGRQVFDLLRDSALRSLRDAVEAEPGPARVLAAAGANQWRHTVLLGAALGIDTGLPSADALPAGDLAGGTGLFAGSASSGPDSTPPAAVLAAGPGAGDGAVPGDCAGTPRGSEADRKALLGAKLAEDRARFGYEVAAALLPDPPALLARSTVHRAAADAAARRLADLCTPVTPAPAGFAIGPAFRTDPALALRELEQDHAALYADLIPAVGPDTRPWAVAAFNAAAQRSLDAGTGLGTFPALEDGAAGSTTPSGAAGQEEPADG, from the coding sequence GTGATCAGGCGGGCGGATGCAGGCGGACGGCAGGGGCGGGGCGGCAGCACCACCTCCGGCGTGCGGAGGATCGGCCGGTGGGCGTCGAGGCTCGTCGGCCTCTTCGTGGTGGTCCTCCTCGTGGTCGGCATCGGGGTCGGCATGACCCCGTCCGAGCCCCAGGTTCCGGTTTACTCGGCCGCCGAACAGGTACAGCTCGACGCCGAGGGACGGTACCGTGCGCTGGCCGCGGACGCCCGGGAGGCCGCTGCGGCGGACCCGGCGCTCGCACCCGCCCTGGTGGCGGTCGCCGACGACCTCTCCGCGCAGGCCGCCGCCGTCGCCCTGCCCCGCTCCCCCGCGGCGCCGGAATCCTCCCCGGCATCCCCGTCCCCGGAGACGTCGGCCACCGATCCCGCTCCTCCGGCACCTGCTCCTGCACCGGTGGACGGACGGCAGGTGTTCGACCTGCTCCGGGACAGCGCCCTCCGGAGCCTGCGTGATGCCGTCGAAGCCGAGCCGGGCCCCGCCCGCGTCCTCGCAGCCGCCGGCGCGAACCAGTGGCGGCACACGGTGCTGCTGGGCGCTGCCCTCGGCATCGACACCGGCCTGCCGTCCGCCGATGCGCTCCCTGCCGGGGATCTCGCCGGCGGGACGGGCCTGTTCGCCGGGTCCGCCTCGTCCGGCCCGGACTCCACTCCACCCGCAGCAGTGCTCGCGGCCGGTCCCGGAGCGGGCGACGGCGCGGTCCCCGGCGACTGCGCCGGAACACCGCGGGGGTCGGAGGCCGACCGCAAGGCCCTGCTCGGCGCGAAGCTGGCGGAGGATCGGGCGCGCTTCGGCTACGAGGTCGCGGCCGCGCTGCTCCCGGATCCGCCGGCCCTGCTGGCCCGCTCGACCGTGCACCGGGCGGCAGCCGACGCCGCCGCCCGGCGGCTCGCGGACCTGTGCACCCCGGTCACCCCGGCCCCTGCCGGCTTCGCGATCGGACCTGCCTTCCGGACCGACCCGGCCCTGGCCCTGCGTGAACTCGAACAGGACCACGCCGCGCTGTACGCGGACCTCATCCCCGCCGTCGGGCCCGACACCCGGCCATGGGCCGTCGCCGCCTTCAACGCTGCAGCCCAGCGGAGCCTCGATGCCGGTACCGGCCTGGGGACGTTCCCGGCGCTGGAGGACGGCGCGGCGGGCAGCACCACGCCGTCCGGGGCCGCGGGGCAGGAGGAGCCAGCCGATGGCTAG
- the rimP gene encoding ribosome maturation factor RimP, producing the protein MSVLLGDNIIEWEAVMAVRSGNEKHASTRRSAVEAELQVEAQRLRTRLQPVVEEHDLYLEDVEVKVAGSHRTVHIVVDLPEDATGSVGLDVISAISSDLSAAMDSDPEDDDRPYSLEISSPGVSRPLTEPRHWRRNVGRMVEVKPATGDTVVGRLQDVTATGIRLIPQLPVKKGMKPKLGDPLALEFSKIRKGTVQVEFAHLEDEHHENSEGAEPDDSGAEHLA; encoded by the coding sequence ATGTCGGTACTCTTGGGAGACAACATCATCGAGTGGGAGGCAGTCATGGCGGTCCGGTCCGGGAACGAAAAACATGCCTCGACCCGCAGGTCTGCCGTGGAGGCCGAACTGCAGGTTGAAGCACAGCGCCTGCGGACCAGGCTGCAGCCCGTCGTGGAGGAGCACGATCTCTACCTCGAGGACGTCGAGGTCAAGGTCGCCGGCTCCCACCGCACCGTCCACATCGTCGTCGACCTGCCCGAGGATGCCACGGGAAGCGTAGGACTCGATGTGATCTCCGCCATCTCCTCGGACCTGTCCGCGGCCATGGACAGCGACCCCGAGGACGACGACCGCCCGTACAGCCTCGAGATCTCCTCGCCCGGCGTTTCACGCCCCCTCACGGAGCCGCGGCACTGGCGCCGCAACGTGGGACGCATGGTCGAGGTCAAGCCGGCGACCGGCGACACCGTCGTCGGACGCCTTCAGGACGTCACCGCCACGGGGATCCGGCTGATCCCCCAGCTGCCGGTCAAAAAGGGCATGAAGCCCAAACTGGGCGATCCGCTCGCCCTCGAGTTTTCCAAGATCCGCAAGGGGACCGTTCAGGTCGAATTCGCGCATCTTGAGGATGAACACCACGAGAACAGCGAGGGTGCCGAACCGGATGACTCCGGCGCCGAGCACCTCGCGTAA
- the nusA gene encoding transcription termination factor NusA translates to MDIDMSALRLLEREREIPLDKLVPTIEQALLIAYHRTPGAHETARAELDRRNGHVTIWATEKDDDGEAVGEFDDTPSGFGRIAASTARQIILQRLRDAEDDNILGEFRGKEGELVAGMIQQGTNPHMIQVNLGSVEAVLPPPEQVPGEKYLHGTRLRAFVVDVHRGMKGPSITLSRSHPGLVRKLFELEVPEIADRTVEIVALAREAGHRTKIAVKANVPGVNAKGACIGEMGTRVRAVMNELNDEKIDIVDYNDDAASFIASSLSPSRVTSVTITDEATRSARVVVPDYQLSLAIGKEGQNARLAAKLTGWRIDIVSDAAKPAQAAKA, encoded by the coding sequence ATGGACATCGACATGAGCGCATTGAGGCTGCTCGAGCGTGAACGCGAGATCCCGCTGGACAAGCTGGTCCCCACGATCGAGCAGGCACTGCTGATCGCGTACCACCGCACCCCCGGAGCGCACGAGACCGCACGGGCCGAGCTGGACCGCCGAAACGGGCACGTCACCATCTGGGCCACCGAGAAGGACGACGACGGCGAGGCCGTCGGCGAGTTCGACGACACGCCCAGCGGGTTCGGCCGCATCGCGGCCAGCACCGCGCGCCAGATCATCCTCCAGCGCCTGCGCGACGCCGAGGACGACAACATCCTCGGGGAGTTCCGCGGCAAGGAGGGCGAGCTCGTCGCGGGCATGATCCAGCAGGGCACCAACCCGCACATGATCCAGGTGAACCTGGGCTCGGTCGAGGCCGTGCTGCCGCCGCCCGAGCAGGTCCCGGGGGAGAAGTACCTGCACGGCACGAGGCTGCGCGCGTTCGTCGTCGACGTCCACCGCGGCATGAAGGGCCCCTCGATCACCCTGTCCCGCTCGCACCCGGGCCTCGTGCGGAAGCTCTTCGAACTCGAAGTACCCGAGATCGCCGACCGGACGGTCGAGATCGTCGCCCTCGCCCGCGAGGCCGGTCACCGCACCAAGATCGCGGTGAAGGCGAACGTGCCCGGCGTCAACGCCAAGGGCGCGTGCATCGGCGAGATGGGCACCCGCGTGCGCGCCGTGATGAATGAGCTGAACGACGAGAAGATCGACATCGTCGACTACAACGACGACGCCGCCTCCTTCATCGCCAGTTCCCTCTCGCCGTCGCGCGTGACGTCGGTGACGATCACGGACGAGGCCACGAGGTCCGCGCGCGTCGTCGTGCCGGACTATCAGCTCTCGCTCGCGATCGGCAAGGAGGGCCAGAACGCCCGCCTCGCCGCGAAGCTCACGGGCTGGCGGATCGACATCGTCTCCGACGCCGCCAAGCCGGCGCAGGCGGCCAAGGCCTAG
- a CDS encoding YlxR family protein — MGCRRRDRQSHVMRVVVQPIDGIQIAVIDERRRLSGRGAWLHPDPACMETAVKRRAFSRAFRGPVDTAQLAADFQASLERREGRPDSPPSSLKAGQNPHGNPMSTQR; from the coding sequence GTGGGATGCCGCCGGCGCGATCGCCAGTCACACGTGATGCGGGTTGTCGTACAACCGATCGACGGGATCCAGATCGCCGTCATCGATGAGCGGCGCCGGCTATCCGGACGGGGCGCCTGGCTGCACCCCGATCCGGCATGCATGGAAACCGCCGTCAAGCGGAGAGCCTTTTCGAGGGCCTTCCGCGGGCCGGTGGACACTGCGCAGTTGGCAGCGGACTTCCAGGCATCCCTGGAGCGTCGAGAAGGACGCCCCGATTCACCACCGTCCTCCCTGAAAGCGGGTCAGAACCCTCATGGAAACCCGATGAGCACCCAGCGATGA
- the infB gene encoding translation initiation factor IF-2: MAKVRVHELAKELGITSKDAVAKLQELGEFVRSASSTIEAPVVKKLRGAFPDSGGAKTAPAPSRPAAPAPSGPKPGAAQAAPEAPAPAAPAAPTTPAAPAAPAAPAPAVPQASPFSNGSAPAEAPAPAAPETPAPAPQAGQGGPTPGTRPAPRPATPPAAPSAGTRPTGARPGGAPRPGNNPFAPSQGMGSRRGDTDRGADRTSERPPRPGNNPFAPSQGMPRPGRRDDAGAGGPRPAAGAGGPRPAAGAGGPRPAAGAGGPRPGAPRPGAPRPGAPGSRPTPGMMPNRTERPAAPGRGAPGAGAGPRRGPGGAPNSPSGAPAGGGFGKGTRGRGGTAGAFGKGGAGRGKQRKSKRAKRQELEQMSAPSLGGVSVPRGDGNTIVRLRRGSSITDFADKIEANPAALVTVLFHLGEMATATQSLDEDTFEVLGTELGYKIQVVSPEDEERELLSSFDIDFEAELEAEGDEDLEVRPPVVTVMGHVDHGKTRLLDAVRNTKVVEGEHGGITQHIGAYQIQHVHEDTTRAITFIDTPGHEAFTAMRARGAKVTDIAVLVVAADDGVMPQTVEALNHAQAANVPIVVAVNKMDKEGANPDKVKGQLTEYGLVPEEYGGDTMFVHVSALQGMGIDDLLEAVLLTADAALDMRANPNKDARGIAIEANLDRGRGAVATVLVQSGTLNVGDTIVAGTAHGRVRAMFDENGDIVTKAEPSRPVQVLGLSNVPRAGDTFFVTDDERTARQIAEKREAADRNAALAKRRKRISLEDFDQAVAEGKVDTLNLILKGDVSGAVEALEDSLLKIDVGEGVQLRVIHRGVGAITQNDVNLATVDNAIIIGFNVKPAERVADLAEREGVDMRFYSVIYAAIDDIELALKGMLKPEYEEVQLGTAEVREVFRSSKFGNIAGSIVRSGIIRRNTRARVLRDGKVIGDNLSVDSLKRFKDDATEVRTDFECGIGLGSFNDVKEGDIIETFEMREKPRV, encoded by the coding sequence GTGGCCAAGGTCCGCGTACATGAGCTCGCGAAAGAGCTCGGTATAACCTCGAAAGACGCAGTTGCGAAACTGCAGGAACTGGGCGAGTTCGTCCGTTCAGCCTCGTCCACTATCGAGGCCCCCGTCGTGAAGAAGCTTCGCGGCGCATTCCCCGACAGCGGCGGCGCGAAGACCGCCCCCGCACCGTCACGCCCTGCGGCCCCCGCGCCGTCGGGTCCCAAGCCGGGCGCTGCCCAGGCAGCTCCCGAGGCACCCGCCCCGGCCGCGCCGGCAGCACCCACGACTCCCGCAGCTCCGGCAGCACCGGCAGCACCGGCCCCGGCCGTCCCGCAGGCATCCCCGTTCTCGAACGGATCCGCCCCGGCGGAAGCCCCGGCCCCTGCCGCACCGGAGACCCCCGCGCCCGCCCCGCAGGCAGGCCAGGGCGGCCCGACGCCGGGAACGCGCCCTGCGCCCCGCCCGGCGACGCCGCCCGCAGCTCCCTCGGCAGGCACCCGTCCCACGGGCGCCCGTCCCGGTGGCGCACCCCGTCCGGGCAACAACCCCTTCGCCCCCTCACAGGGCATGGGCTCCCGTCGCGGCGACACCGATCGTGGTGCCGACCGCACGTCCGAGCGTCCCCCGCGCCCGGGCAACAACCCCTTCGCTCCGTCGCAGGGCATGCCCCGTCCCGGTCGTCGTGACGACGCCGGTGCCGGTGGACCCCGTCCCGCTGCCGGTGCCGGTGGACCCCGCCCGGCCGCCGGTGCCGGTGGACCCCGTCCGGCCGCCGGTGCCGGTGGACCACGCCCGGGTGCACCGCGCCCCGGCGCTCCCCGCCCCGGAGCCCCGGGCTCGCGTCCCACTCCCGGCATGATGCCCAACCGCACCGAACGCCCCGCTGCCCCCGGCCGCGGAGCACCCGGTGCAGGAGCCGGTCCGCGACGCGGACCCGGCGGAGCGCCGAACAGCCCCAGCGGAGCACCCGCCGGCGGCGGCTTCGGCAAGGGCACCCGCGGACGCGGCGGCACAGCCGGCGCCTTCGGCAAGGGTGGAGCAGGCCGCGGCAAGCAGCGCAAGTCCAAGCGTGCGAAGCGGCAGGAACTGGAGCAGATGTCGGCTCCTTCGCTGGGTGGCGTGAGCGTACCCCGCGGAGACGGCAACACCATCGTCCGCCTGCGCCGTGGTTCGTCCATCACGGACTTCGCCGACAAGATCGAGGCGAACCCCGCCGCACTGGTCACCGTGCTGTTCCACCTCGGTGAGATGGCAACGGCCACCCAGTCGCTGGACGAGGACACCTTCGAGGTGCTCGGGACCGAGCTCGGCTACAAGATCCAGGTCGTCTCGCCCGAGGACGAGGAGCGCGAGCTCCTCAGCAGCTTCGACATCGACTTCGAAGCCGAGCTCGAGGCCGAGGGCGACGAGGACCTCGAGGTCCGCCCGCCCGTCGTCACGGTCATGGGCCACGTCGACCACGGTAAGACGCGACTGCTCGACGCGGTCCGCAACACCAAGGTCGTCGAGGGCGAGCACGGTGGCATCACCCAGCACATCGGTGCCTACCAGATCCAGCACGTCCACGAGGACACCACGCGCGCCATCACCTTCATCGACACCCCGGGCCACGAGGCGTTCACCGCCATGCGTGCCCGTGGCGCGAAGGTCACGGACATCGCGGTGCTCGTCGTCGCCGCGGACGACGGCGTCATGCCGCAGACCGTGGAGGCGCTCAACCACGCGCAGGCGGCCAACGTGCCGATCGTGGTGGCCGTCAACAAGATGGACAAAGAAGGCGCGAACCCGGACAAGGTCAAGGGCCAGCTCACCGAGTACGGCCTCGTGCCCGAGGAATACGGTGGCGACACCATGTTCGTCCACGTGTCCGCGCTGCAGGGCATGGGCATCGACGACCTCCTCGAGGCCGTCCTGCTCACGGCCGACGCCGCCCTCGACATGCGGGCCAACCCGAACAAGGACGCCCGCGGTATCGCGATCGAGGCCAACCTCGACCGTGGTCGGGGTGCCGTCGCGACGGTGCTCGTGCAGTCCGGAACGCTGAACGTCGGAGACACCATCGTCGCCGGTACGGCCCACGGCCGTGTGCGTGCGATGTTCGACGAGAACGGCGACATCGTCACGAAGGCGGAGCCGTCGCGTCCGGTCCAGGTCCTGGGTCTGTCCAACGTGCCCCGCGCCGGTGACACGTTCTTCGTCACCGACGACGAGCGCACCGCCCGCCAGATCGCCGAGAAGCGTGAAGCGGCCGACCGCAACGCGGCCCTCGCGAAGCGCCGCAAGCGCATCAGCCTCGAGGACTTCGACCAGGCCGTCGCCGAGGGCAAGGTCGACACCCTCAACCTCATCCTCAAGGGTGACGTGTCGGGTGCTGTCGAGGCCCTGGAGGACTCGCTGCTCAAGATCGACGTCGGAGAGGGCGTGCAGCTGCGCGTCATCCACCGCGGCGTCGGTGCGATCACGCAGAACGACGTCAACCTGGCAACGGTCGACAACGCGATCATCATCGGCTTCAACGTGAAGCCGGCGGAGCGCGTGGCGGACCTCGCCGAGCGTGAAGGCGTGGACATGCGCTTCTACTCGGTGATCTACGCAGCGATTGACGACATCGAGCTGGCCCTCAAGGGCATGCTCAAGCCGGAGTACGAGGAGGTGCAGCTCGGAACCGCAGAGGTCCGGGAAGTGTTCCGTTCCTCGAAGTTCGGCAACATCGCCGGTTCGATCGTCCGGTCGGGCATCATCCGCCGCAACACGAGGGCGCGTGTCCTGCGCGACGGCAAGGTCATCGGGGACAACCTCTCCGTGGACTCGCTCAAGCGGTTCAAGGACGACGCCACCGAGGTCCGTACGGACTTCGAGTGCGGTATCGGCCTCGGGTCGTTCAATGATGTCAAGGAAGGCGACATCATCGAGACCTTCGAGATGCGGGAGAAGCCCCGCGTCTGA
- the rbfA gene encoding 30S ribosome-binding factor RbfA, whose amino-acid sequence MADPARAARLAQRIKVIVAEALRRRVKDPRLEAVTITDARVTNDLQHATLYYTVLGDAEEQQATRVALESARGVLRSEVGKNITARLTPTLEFVPDEVPVNASHLEELLQKARERDAEVAAIAQGADFAGDADPYRTSEDDEAGR is encoded by the coding sequence ATGGCAGATCCGGCCCGCGCCGCGCGGCTCGCGCAGCGCATCAAAGTCATCGTCGCAGAGGCGCTCCGGCGCCGCGTGAAGGATCCGCGGCTGGAGGCGGTCACCATCACGGATGCCCGCGTCACCAACGACCTCCAGCACGCGACCCTGTACTACACGGTGCTGGGCGATGCCGAGGAGCAGCAGGCCACCCGGGTGGCCCTCGAGTCCGCGCGCGGCGTGCTGCGCTCGGAGGTCGGGAAGAACATCACGGCGCGCCTCACCCCGACGCTCGAGTTCGTCCCCGACGAGGTGCCGGTCAACGCCAGCCACCTCGAGGAGCTGCTGCAGAAGGCGCGCGAGCGCGACGCCGAAGTAGCGGCGATCGCCCAGGGCGCCGACTTCGCGGGCGACGCGGACCCGTACCGTACGTCCGAGGACGACGAGGCGGGACGCTAG
- a CDS encoding pyridoxal phosphate-dependent aminotransferase, translating to MPSAPSRVVNVPVNQIREITQAAWATPDSIVLSIGEPGFPVARHVLEAGMAALDRDDTNYTPNAGLAPVRAAFAERFSRLAGVAEDPSRVFVVAGAQQGLHLALSTLIGTGDEVLIPDPGYPTFTMTVGLLGGVPVPYPLVPHHGFQPRIEDLQRLVTERTKVLMLNSPSNPLGSVFGADLTRELVRFAHRNDLWIISDECYEAFTYDVPHVSPARFDAGGPEAVPEADEARVITSLTLSKTYGLTGLRIGALVTPPGMEQLLSNIMEATVSCVAAASQYAALAALTGPQDYVATALEHYRHNRDAATAVLDARGIAYLDARGAFYLWADLSHATGGDVRAWTRRFLAERGVALAPGTAFGAMGEGWVRIALCGRTDELVEGLSRLPSPQG from the coding sequence ATGCCTTCTGCTCCGTCCCGCGTGGTCAATGTCCCCGTCAACCAGATCCGCGAGATCACGCAGGCGGCGTGGGCGACGCCGGATTCCATCGTCCTCAGCATCGGGGAACCGGGCTTCCCGGTGGCGCGCCACGTGCTCGAGGCCGGCATGGCCGCCCTGGACAGGGACGACACCAACTACACGCCCAATGCGGGCCTGGCCCCCGTGCGGGCCGCCTTCGCCGAGCGGTTCTCACGCCTCGCCGGCGTGGCGGAGGACCCCTCCCGGGTCTTCGTCGTCGCGGGAGCCCAGCAGGGACTGCACCTGGCCCTCAGTACCCTCATCGGGACCGGCGACGAGGTCCTGATCCCGGACCCGGGCTATCCCACGTTCACCATGACGGTGGGCCTGCTGGGCGGCGTCCCCGTGCCGTACCCCCTCGTGCCCCACCACGGCTTCCAGCCCCGCATCGAGGACCTGCAGCGGCTCGTCACCGAGCGGACGAAGGTGCTCATGCTGAACTCGCCGTCGAACCCGCTCGGCTCGGTGTTCGGCGCCGACCTCACGCGCGAGCTCGTCCGCTTCGCCCACCGGAACGACCTGTGGATCATCTCGGACGAGTGCTACGAGGCCTTCACCTACGACGTCCCGCACGTCAGCCCCGCGCGGTTCGACGCCGGTGGGCCCGAGGCCGTGCCGGAGGCGGACGAGGCACGCGTCATCACGTCGCTCACGCTGTCCAAGACCTACGGCCTGACGGGCCTGCGCATCGGCGCACTGGTCACCCCGCCCGGCATGGAGCAGCTGCTGAGCAACATCATGGAGGCCACGGTGTCCTGCGTCGCGGCGGCGTCGCAGTACGCGGCCCTGGCCGCCCTGACGGGTCCGCAGGACTACGTGGCCACCGCCCTGGAGCACTACCGGCACAACCGCGACGCGGCGACCGCCGTCCTCGACGCACGCGGCATCGCGTACCTCGACGCCCGGGGGGCGTTCTACCTGTGGGCCGACCTGTCCCACGCCACGGGCGGGGACGTGCGGGCATGGACGCGGCGGTTCCTGGCGGAACGGGGCGTCGCCCTGGCTCCCGGGACGGCGTTCGGGGCGATGGGCGAGGGGTGGGTCAGGATCGCCCTGTGCGGCCGGACGGACGAACTGGTCGAGGGGCTCTCCCGGCTCCCCTCCCCGCAGGGCTGA
- the truB gene encoding tRNA pseudouridine(55) synthase TruB: protein MNSGQVHSGLIIVDKPQGWTSHDVVGRLRRLAGTRKVGHAGTLDPMATGVLVIGINRATRLLTFIVGTSKTYTATIRLGQSTITDDAEGEVTGGSIAAAVTEEEIRAAVAALTGEIQQVPSSVSAIKVKGERSYARVRSGEEVDLPARPVTVHRFDISAIRRVSNGRLQDVDVTVECSSGTYVRALARDLGNALGVGGHLTALRRTRVGPYSIDQARTLDQLAEDLAVLPLDAAGRALFPVRELTEAEAADVSHGRRIGPTSDADVPVAAFAPDGTLVALLENRGGAARTALVFAPGGQD from the coding sequence GTGAATTCCGGGCAGGTCCACTCAGGGCTGATCATCGTGGACAAGCCTCAGGGCTGGACCAGCCATGACGTCGTGGGGCGGCTGCGCCGGCTCGCGGGAACGCGGAAGGTCGGCCACGCCGGGACCCTCGACCCGATGGCGACCGGCGTCCTCGTGATCGGCATCAACCGCGCGACGCGCCTGCTGACCTTCATCGTGGGCACCTCGAAGACGTACACCGCGACGATCCGCCTCGGCCAGTCGACCATCACGGACGACGCCGAGGGCGAGGTCACCGGCGGCAGCATCGCCGCCGCCGTGACGGAGGAGGAGATCCGCGCCGCGGTCGCCGCACTGACGGGCGAGATCCAGCAGGTGCCGAGCAGCGTGAGCGCCATCAAGGTCAAGGGCGAGAGGTCCTACGCCCGCGTCCGCTCAGGGGAGGAGGTGGACCTCCCCGCGCGCCCCGTCACCGTCCACCGCTTCGACATCTCCGCGATCCGAAGGGTCAGCAACGGGCGCCTGCAGGACGTCGACGTCACGGTCGAGTGCAGCTCCGGCACCTACGTGCGTGCCCTGGCACGGGACCTCGGGAACGCCCTCGGGGTCGGCGGGCACCTGACGGCCCTCCGCCGCACGAGGGTCGGCCCGTACTCGATCGACCAGGCCCGCACCCTCGACCAGCTCGCGGAGGACCTGGCGGTCCTCCCGCTCGACGCCGCCGGACGCGCCCTGTTCCCCGTCCGCGAGCTCACGGAGGCGGAGGCCGCCGACGTCTCGCACGGCCGGCGCATCGGACCGACCAGCGACGCCGACGTCCCCGTGGCGGCGTTCGCCCCCGACGGCACGCTCGTGGCGCTGCTCGAGAACCGCGGCGGGGCCGCCCGGACCGCGCTGGTGTTCGCGCCGGGCGGGCAGGACTAG